One Channa argus isolate prfri chromosome 15, Channa argus male v1.0, whole genome shotgun sequence DNA segment encodes these proteins:
- the ep300b gene encoding histone acetyltransferase p300 isoform X1 produces MADNVLESGPPSAKRPKLSSPALSASDGNDFGSLFDLEHDLPDELISSSDLGLPNGADSSQLHTTLGGMGGGQDAAAKHKQLSELLRAGASAQQGGPPSNSTAPGASMGMMGGVGVSPGGPQGMPPQGQQQQPGLMQQVGMVGGVAAISRAAAMMGGQKGNAGQQQGLIGGQVMNGSPRMGYPGNAGMGSNSNLLAETLQQQQQQGGQQMGPGGPAGMRPQQPGSLNKMNMMANAGPYGGPYGQSAAQGLPGAGLGPHLQNKAGLPNNMAPQFNMDKKAPPVQGMPGMASQQQQQPGAVGSVSVSGPAAAVGGAQVGLNAVGAGPGTAPPSADPEKRKLIQQQLVLLLHAHKCQRREQANGEVRHCNLPHCRTMKNVLNHMTHCQAGKSCQVAHCASSRQIISHWKNCTRHDCPVCLPLKNAGDKRNQQSLVNNAGVGLVNPLGPGVPGGQPNASNINPSNQIDPSSIERAYAALGLTYQGNQMSQQPTQANMPNQGLQGQPGMRPLNTMGGNSMGMNGGVGVQPPSQPSTLLPDAMLHNSMNPQSLINDGVGNLGSMPTATPPSVEGMRKPWHEDITQDLRNHLVHKLVQAIFPTPDPAALKDRRMENLVAYARKVEGDMYESANSRAEYYHLLAEKIYKIQKELEEKRRTRLQKQGMMPGQPGIPSSGLPQGPPIMGQPTMAPGQSPNGPHADPSTVRAAGPNQMVNRMQNPAGMNQFGQMGMPSVGQRSTPPLPLNPPMNQLVAGAPRMGQPSATHLQNQYLPSSQFPASSPGHGSAPIGMSQPGAQTAVPPQNQMSTPPSLPASSPAPQSTSAAPGSVAPAGSMGPSSASGVTSLPNLPPSSTSTQPNSYPHCPPIRTNSPSPARSLTPQPHQTPPTLPRCQTPQPHTPSTPQMPPQQHSQQQQASQPPPQQQQPLGQVGNSEKANQHPQQSLGGVPSSAPQGGQASSAPTQNAHVQLQLPKTPLSQKPPQTEDGQVSSPASANSITNPSSQLALSIAPAPNQEDVKVEVKKQEEEEDDDDEGADTQAEGKGKMGKGQPDVKIEKPEIKKEKPSGDGCKSEPMDTSSSSMSSSAAAGEDKKPEIKKEEEEGSGSTATNSSPASGQSKKKIFKPEELRQALMPTLEALYRQDPESLPFRQPVDPQLLGIPVRIRTSNKTNLDYFDIVKNPMDLSTIKRKLDTGQYQEPWQYVEDIWLMFNNAWLYNRKTSRVYKYCSKLAEVFESEIDPVMQGLGYCCGRKYEFSPQTLCCYGKQLCTIQRDAAYFSYQNSSPKYGLLADRYHFCEKCFNEIQSESVSLGDDPSQPQTSISKDQFQRKKNDTLDPELLVECIDCGRKMHQICVLHNETIWPSGFVCDNCLKKANKTRKENKYAAKRLPQTKLGSYLETRVNDYLKRQSHPESGEVTIRVVHVSDKVVEVKPGMKSRFVDTGEMAESFPYRMKALFAFEDIDGADVCFFGMHVQEYGSDCPPPNQRRVYISYLDSVHFFKPRHLRTAVYHEILLGYLEYVRRLGFTTGHIWACPPSEGDDYIFHCHPADQKIPKPKRLQEWYKKMLDKAVSERIVHDYKDIFKQATEDRLTSAKELPYFEGDFWPNVLEESIKELEQEEEERKREENSTSNESTDATKGDSKNAKKKNNKKTSKNKSSLSRANKKKPGMPNVSNDLSQKLYATMEKHKEVFFVIRLIAGPTANSLPAITEPDPLMACDLMDGRDAFLTLARDKHLEFSSLRRSKWSSMCMLVELHNQSQDRFVYTCNECKHHVETRFHCTVCEDYDLCITCYNTKGHEHKMDKLGLGLDDDSNNQSAAATQNPGDSRRLSIQRCIQSLVHACQCRNANCSLPSCQKMKRVVQHTKGCKRKTNGGCPICKQLIALCCYHAKHCQENKCPVPFCLNIKQKLRQQQLQHRLQQAQMLRRRMASMQRVGQPTGGPPGSSVVGLPSPGNNSTTAPSTPTSSGTQPPTPQTPTQTMPSVQQQGISPGPGIQQQQGGMPTQSGLASQHSFHQQFQQMAGGGGATGGMMSSPQHTQQILPQGQQQQQSGTGTNPQQLQQHPSNLPQYASRPPGSSPVHQSQGKPILGSATPPQPQPGGSVMTGSAGSQQPSTQGQSPLPQQQQQPPSGPPPAAVEIAMKIQQVADAQRKMALQRHAATGLMPPHHQQGQSQQISMGHTGPVGVVGPQSIQPQNQAAVAAVRAHMDPQQGPPPGMMVGTGGPMQQPPQQSNLPQGQLQPQMQLQQQRMGAPLQNPQQQQQQWVSQGMTAQQRQAIMNQMGHPPMIAAQQQQQHQPQGHTALMNMAQQQQAVGGGVPGGPGGVTGIPGAGPAGGNNPQAALQELLRTLRSPSSPLQQQQVLNILRSNPQLMAAFIKQRASKYKGGQGGPAGPGGVPGVPGPTGAPVGNAITGGSPQVNINAAGAGQPGMHMGGQGGANVNMSTMAQLQQVQQQQQQQLQQQQQQQLQQQQQQQLQQQQQQQQQQQLQQHQQQRPMLSSLQQQVAALQQQQQQQGGGRGMQGQGPQMQNPQFREMIMMRHLQQQQQQHQQQQQQQQHQQQQQQQQHQQQQQQQQQQHQQQQQQQQQQQQQQQQMGVNHGQFQQPQTPQGQGYMGQPGMQPPTVGQGPPGGPPHGPQQAGGPPGQQGQGYPGSVTQQQVTAALQQRLQHQHQLHLQMQQQNAMAGVPGGDVGPGGGPQQPPQGPQPNQSGPPPSQTLQALHQRLLQQQQHLGPGGSPAQHSNPMSPQQPQQMAQSPHPHMQGQALPTSLANQVRSPQPSPRPQSQPPHSSPSPRMQPQPSPHHISPQMQTGSPHPGHLTQHHPGMVVPPQQQQQQQLTTQQQQQNSMEHFGSDQSAMLSQLSGMAGLHGPGGNGQDPLHLV; encoded by the exons ATGGCCGATAATGTCCTGGAGTCCGGCCCGCCTTCAGCCAAGAGGCCCAAGCTGTCCTCTCCAGCTCTCTCTGCCAGTGATGGAAATG ATTTTGGTTCACTTTTTGACCTGGAGCATGACCTCCCAGATGAGCTCATCAGTTCTTCTGACCTGGGCCTGCCCAATGGAGCTGATTCCAGCCAACTCCATACCACTCTTGGAGGAATGGGTGGAGGTCAGGACGcagctgcaaaacacaaacagctgtctGAACTCTTGCGTGCTGGAGCATCAGCACAGCAGGGTGGCCCACCTTCCAACAGCACAGCACCTGGGGCTTCCATGGGAATGATGGGGGGTGTTGGTGTCTCCCCTGGTGGACCTCAAGGCATGCCTCCCCAAGGCCAACAGCAGCAACCTGGATTGATGCAGCAGGTCGGGATGGTTGGAGGGGTGGCAGCAATCAGTCGAGCAGCTGCCATGATGGGTGGCCAGAAGGGAAACGCTGGACAGCAGCAAGGGCTGATTGGCGGTCAGGTGATGAATGGCTCACCGAGAATGGGTTACCCTGGCAATGCAGGCATGGGTAGCAATAGTAACCTGTTGGCAGAAACcttgcagcagcaacaacagcagggTGGGCAGCAAATGGGACCTGGGGGTCCGGCAGGGATGAGACCACAGCAGCCCGGATCTCTGAACAAG ATGAATATGATGGCCAACGCGGGCCCCTATGGTGGTCCGTACGGCCAGTCTGCTGCCCAGGGGCTGCCGGGAGCAGGGCTGGGCCCACATCTCCAGAATAAGGCGGGCCTTCCAAATAACATGGCCCCACAGTTCAACATGGACAAGAAGGCACCACCAGTTCAAGGAATGCCTGGGATG GcctctcagcagcagcagcagccaggagCAGTTGGTAGTGTATCTGTCAGTGGACCGGCAGCAGCAGTGGGAGGCGCACAGGTTGGGCTCAATGCCGTAGGGGCAGGTCCCGGCACAGCACCCCCCTCTGCAGACCCTGAGAAACGGAAGCTAATTCAACAGCAGCTGGTCCTTCTGCTCCACGCACACAAGTGCCAACGGAGGGAGCAGGCCAATGGGGAAGTGCGGCACTGCAACCTGCCCCACTGCCGCACCATGAAGAACGTGCTCAACCACATGACTCATTGCCAGGCTGGCAAATCCTGCCAGG TGGCACACTGTGCCTCATCCAGACAGATTATCTCTCATTGGAAGAATTGCACCAGACACGACTGTCCTGTATGCCTGCCATTGAAAAATGCTGGAGACAAGAGGAACCAGCAGT CTCTTGTCAACAATGCTGGGGTGGGTCTGGTAAACCCTCTGGGTCCAGGAGTGCCTGGTGGACAGCCCAATGCTTCGAATATAAACCCTTCCAACCAGATTGACCCCAGCTCCATAGAGAGGGCCTATGCTGCACTGGGCCTAACTTACCAGGGAAACCAGATGTCACAGCAGCCAACACAGGCCAACATGCCAAACCAGGGGCTACAGGGGCAACCTGGAATGAGACCTCTAAACACCATGG GAGGAAACTCCATGGGAATGAATGGTGGAGTGGGGGTACAGCCCCCCAGCCAGCCGTCTACCTTACTACCAGATGCCATGTTGCACAACAGCATGAATCCGCAGAG TTTGATAAATGATGGTGTGGGAAACCTCGGCTCCATGCCCACAGCAACTCCTCCCTCTGTTGAAGGCATGAGGAAGCCTTGGCATGAAGACATCACGCAGGACCTTCGCAACCACCTTGTCCACAAGCT tGTTCAAGCCATCTTCCCTACTCCTGACCCAGCTGCACTGAAAGATCGGCGGATGGAAAATCTGGTGGCTTATGCTCGAAAAGTGGAGGGAGACATGTACGAGTCGGCCAATAGCAGG GCGGAGTACTATCACCTGTTGGCCGAGAAAATCTACAAGATCCAAAAGGAGTtggaagaaaagaggaggaCGCGACTCCAGAAACAGGGAATGATGCCTGGACAGCCTGGCATACCCTCCTCAGGCCTCCCGCAGGGACCTCCCATTATGGGACAACCCACCATGGCCCCAGGGCAATCCCCAA ATGGTCCTCATGCTGATCCGTCCACGGTCCGAGCAGCTGGACCCAATCAGATGGTTAACAGGATGCAGAACCCAGCAG GAATGAACCAGTTTGGTCAGATGGGGATGCCGTCAGTGGGTCAGAGGTCtacacctcctcttcctctaaaTCCTCCCATGAACCAG CTGGTTGCAGGAGCCCCAAGGATGGGTCAGCCCAGCgccacacatttacaaaaccaGTACCTCCCTTCCAGCCAGTTCCCTGCATCTAGTCCTGGACATGGTTCTGCTCCTATTGGCATGAGCCAGCCAGGAGCACAGACGGCTGTGCCACCG CAAAACCAGATGTCAACACCACCTTCCCTCCCAGCCAGTAGCCCTGCACCACAGTCCACCTCAGCTGCTCCAGGCTCTGTTGCTCCTGCAGGCTCTATGGGGCCTAGTAGTGCCAGTGGTGTCACATCTTTACCCAACCTGCCTCCGTCCTCCACCTCGACCCAGCCTAACTCATACCCTCACTGCCCACCTATTCGAACAAACTCCCCCTCACCAGCACGCAGTTTGACACCTCAACCTCATCAGACACCTCCTACTTTACCTAGGTGTCAGACCCCACAGCCACACACCCCCAGCACACCCCAGATGCCCCCCCAGCAGCACTCTCAGCAACAACAAGCTTCACAACCTccgccacagcagcagcagccattaGGGCAGGTGGGCAACTCTGAGAAGGCCAATCAGCATCCGCAGCAGTCGCTTGGGGGTGTGCCTTCCTCAGCCCCCCAGGGAGGTCAGGCTTCTTCAGCGCCTACCCAGAATGCTCATGTGCAACTGCAGCTGCCCAAGACTCCA CTATCTCAGAAACCCCCACAGACAGAAGATGGTCAGGTGTCCTCTCCAGCCTCTGCCAACAGCATTACTAATCCCAGCTCCCAGCTTGCACTGTCAATTGCCCCTGCTCCCAACCAGGAGGATGTCAAAGTTGAGGTAAAAaagcaagaggaggaggaggatgatgatgacgaaGGGGCTGACACCCAAGCAGAGGGCAAGGGGAAGATGGGCAAGGGCCAGCCCGATGTAAAGATCGAGAAACCAGAG ATAAAGAAAGAGAAGCCATCAGGAGACGGGTGTAAAAGCGAGCCAATGGATACATCTTCATCCTCAATgtcatcatcagcagcagcaggtgaagacaaaaagcctgaaatcaagaaagaggaagaggagggttCAGGGTCAACGGCCACCAACAGCTCCCCAGCTAGTGGTCAAAGCAAGAAGAAAA tcTTCAAGCCTGAGGAGCTGCGTCAGGCTCTGATGCCCACCCTAGAGGCTTTGTACCGGCAGGACCCTGAGTCCCTCCCTTTCCGTCAGCCGGTGGACCCCCAGTTACTGGGAATACCCGTACGTATTCGAACTAGTAACAAAACTAACCTG GACTACTTTGACATCGTGAAGAACCCCATGGATTTGTCGACCATCAAGCGGAAGCTGGACACGGGACAGTACCAAGAGCCGTGGCAATACGTTGAGGATATCTGGCTGATGTTCAACAATGCCTGGCTGTATAACCGCAAGACATCCCGCGTCTACAAGTACTGCTCCAAGCTGGCTGAGGTGTTTGAGTCAGAGATTGATCCCGTCATGCAGGGCCTGGGATACTGCTGTGGGAGAAAG TACGAGTTTTCCCCCCAAACCCTATGCTGCTATGGAAAACAATTATGCACCATCCAACGTGACGCTGCTTACTTCAGCTATCAGAACAG TTCACCAAAATATGGGCTTCTTGCTGACAGGTACCACTTCTGTGAGAAGTGTTTCAACGAAATCCAGAGCGAGAGCGTTTCCCTGGGGGACGACCCCTCCCAGCCTCAGAC GTCCATCAGCAAAGACCAGTTCCAACGAAAGAAGAACGATACACTTGACCCTGAATT gCTTGTGGAATGTATTGACTGTGGTCGTAAAATGCACCAGATCTGTGTCCTGCATAATGAAACTATATGGCCATCAGG GTTTGTATGTGACAATTGCCTGAAAAAGGCTAATAAAACACGGAAAGAGAACAAATATGCAGCCAAAA GGCTTCCCCAGACAAAGTTGGGGAGCTATTTGGAGACGCGAGTGAATGACTACCTCAAACGGCAGAGCCACCCCGAATCTGGCGAGGTCACCATCCGAGTGGTTCATGTCTCCGACAAGGTGGTAGAGGTCAAGCCAGGCATGAAATCCAG GTTTGTGGACACTGGAGAGATGGCAGAGTCCTTCCCGTATAGAATGAAAGCCTTGTTTGCATTTGAGGACATCGACGGCGCAGACGTGTGTTTTTTCGGCATGCACGTTCAAGAGTATGGCTCAGACTGCCCACCTCCAAACCAGAGACGTGTGTACATCTCCTATCTGGACAGTGTGCACTTCTTCAAACCTCGACACCTTAGGACTGCTGTCTACCATGAGATCCTGCTGGGCTACCTGGAGTATGTCAGGAGACTCGG GTTTACAACAGGTCATATCTGGGCCTGTCCACCCAGTGAAGGGGATGATTATATCTTCCACTGTCACCCAGCAGACCAAAAGATCCCTAAGCCAAAACGCCTGCAAGAATGGTACAAGAAGATGCTGGACAAGGCTGTTTCAGAGCGTATCGTCCACGATTACAAG GACATCTTCAAGCAGGCCACAGAAGACCGTCTGACCAGTGCTAAAGAGCTGCCGTACTTTGAGGGCGACTTCTGGCCCAACGTGCTGGAGGAAAGTATCAAGGAGCTTgagcaagaggaggaggagaggaagagggaggagaacAGTACATCCAACGAAAGCACAGAC GCCACAAAGGGAGACAGCAAGAATGCCAAAAAGAAGAACAATAAGAAGACAAGCAAGAACAAGAGCAGCCTGAGCCGAGCCAATAAGAAGAAACCAGGGATGCCTAATGTTTCCAATGACCTTTCCCAGAAACTCTACGCCACCATGGAGAAACATAAGGAG GTCTTCTTTGTCATCCGACTCATTGCTGGCCCCACCGCCAACTCGCTGCCTGCTATCACTGAACCAGATCCCCTTATGGCCTGTGACCTTATGGATGGCCGGGATGCCTTCCTGACTCTGGCTAGAGACAAGCACCTGGAGTTCAGCTCTCTCAGACGGTCTAAGTGGAGCTCCATGTGCATGTTAGTGGAGCTGCACAACCAGAGCCAGGACCGCTTTGTGTACACCTGCAACGAGTGCAAACACCATGTGGAGACACGCTTCCACTGCACAGTCTGTGAG GACTATGATTTGTGCATCACCTGCTACAACACTAAAGGTCATGAGCACAAGATGGATAAGCTGGGGCTGGGACTGGACGATGACAGCAACAACCAGTCGGCAGCAGCCACCCAGAACCCCGGAGACTCCCGTCGGCTCAGCATCCAGCGCTGCATCCAGTCTCTGGTCCATGCATGTCAGTGCCGCAATGCCAACTGCTCGCTGCCATCGTGCCAGAAGATGAAACGTGTCGTTCAGCacacaaaaggctgcaagcgcAAGACGAACGGTGGCTGCCCCATCTGCAAGCAGCTCATTGCTCTGTGCTGCTACCATGCCAAACACTGTCAGGAGAACAAATGTCCCGTCCCGTTCTGTCTGAACATCAAGCAGAAGCTCCGGCAACAGCAGTTGCAGCACAGGCTCCAACAGGCTCAGATGTTGAGGAGAAGAATGGCCAGCATGCAAAGGGTGGGGCAGCCGACAGGGGGACCACCAGGATCATCCGTAGTAGGGCTTCCATCACCAGGAAACAACAGTACCACGGCACCCAGCACCCCAACATCTAGTGGAACCCAACCCCCAACTCCCCAGACCCCAACTCAAACCATGCCTTCAGTCCAGCAACAGGGAATTAGCCCTGGACCTGGGatccaacaacaacaaggtGGGATGCCTACACAAAGTGGCCTAGCTTCTCAGCATTCCTTTCACCAACAGTTTCAGCAGATGGCAGGTGGAGGTGGTGCAACTGGGGGAATGATGAGTTCTCCTCAACATACGCAGCAGATTCTTCCACAGggccagcaacagcagcaaagtGGAACAGGGACCAATCCTCAACAGCTTCAGCAACACCCCAGCAATTTGCCTCAATATGCCAGCAGACCCCCAGGCTCCTCCCCAGTCCACCAGTCCCAGGGCAAACCAATCCTTGGCTCTGCGACACCGCCCCAGCCGCAGCCTGGTGGCAGTGTCATGACTGGAAGTGCTGGAAGTCAGCAACCTTCCACCCAGGGCCAGTCTCCCcttccacagcagcagcagcagcctccatCAGGGCCTCCACCAGCTGCCGTAGAAATTGCTATGAAGATCCAGCAGGTAGCCGATGCTCAGAGGAAGATGGCTCTGCAAAGACATGCAGCTACAGGTTTGATGCCTCCTCACCATCAGCAGGGTCAGAGTCAACAGATAAGCATGGGCCACACAGGGCCAGTTGGGGTGGTTGGACCCCAAAGCATACAACCACAGAACCAAGCAGCTGTGGCAGCTGTGCGGGCCCACATGGATCCACAACAAGGTCCTCCGCCAGGGATGATGGTAGGCACTGGGGGGCCCATGCAGCAGCCCCCTCAGCAGAGTAACCTGCCACAGGGCCAGCTCCAACCACAGATGCAGCTTCAGCAGCAAAGGATGGGTGCACCACTTCAAAaccctcagcagcagcaacagcagtggGTTAGCCAGGGGATGACTGCCCAGCAGAGACAAGCTATCATGAACCAGATGGGACATCCACCCATGATTGCAgcccagcaacaacagcagcaccaaccTCAGGGCCACACAGCCTTGATGAATATGGCGCAGCAGCAGCAAGCTGTTGGTGGTGGGGTTCCTGGTGGACCTGGAGGAGTTACAGGTATTCCGGGTGCTGGACCTGCTGGTGGGAACAATCCCCAGGCAGCCCTCCAGGAGCTGTTACGGACTCTCCGCTCACCCAGCTCACCacttcagcagcagcaagtCCTCAACATCTTGCGGTCTAATCCACAGCTCATGGCTGCTTTTATTAAGCAGAGGGCATCAAAATACAAGGGGGGACAGGGGGGCCCTGCTGGACCAGGGGGCGTACCAGGAGTTCCTGGTCCCACAGGAGCTCCTGTTGGTAATGCCATCACAGGAGGGAGTCCACAGGTGAACATAAATGCTGCGGGTGCTGGCCAGCCAGGAATGCACATGGGAGGTCAGGGAGGGGCGAATGTCAACATGTCTACTATGGCCCAGCTACAGcaggtgcagcagcagcagcagcaacagctacagcagcagcagcagcaacagctacagcagcagcagcagcaacagctgcagcagcagcagcagcaacagcagcagcaacagctgcagcagcaccagcaacaGAGGCCAATGCTCAGCAGTTTACAACAACAAGTGGCTgctctccagcagcagcagcagcagcaagggggagggagaggaaTGCAAGGTCAGGGGCCACAGATGCAAAATCCCCAGTTCAGAGAGATGATTATGATGCGGcatctccagcagcagcagcagcagcatcaacaacaacagcagcagcagcagcatcaacaacaacagcagcagcagcagcatcaacaacagcagcagcagcagcagcagcagcatcaacaacagcagcagcagcagcagcagcagcagcagcagcaacaacagatgGGGGTCAACCATGGTCAGTTCCAGCAACCACAGACACCACAGGGTCAGGGCTACATGGGCCAGCCTGGGATGCAGCCTCCTACAGTTGGACAGGGACCACCTGGAGGTCCACCGCATGGGCCTCAGCAAGCTGGTGGTCCCCCAGGCCAGCAGGGGCAAGGTTACCCAGGGTCTGTGACACAGCAGCAGGTCACAGCTGCACTTCAGCAGAGGCtccagcaccagcaccagctCCACCTCCAGATGCAACAACAGAACGCTATGGCTGGCGTCCCTGGGGGTGATGTGGGGCCCGGCGGAGGTCCTCAGCAGCCCCCTCAGGGCCCTCAGCCAAATCAAAGTGGCCCTCCACCTTCTCAGACTCTGCAGGCCCTCCACCAGAGGCTGctccagcaacagcagcatttaGGCCCTGGAGGATCACCGGCCCAGCACAGCAACCCCATGAGCCCTCAACAGCCACAGCAGATGGCCCAGTCCCCACATCCACACATGCAGGGCCAGGCCCTACCCACCTCGCTGGCCAACCAAGTTCGGTCCCCACAGCCCTCTCCCAGACCCCAGTCTCAACCACCACACTCCAGCCCGTCCCCACGTATGCAGCCCCAGCCCTCCCCACATCACATCTCACCCCAGATGCAGACAGGTTCCCCACACCCAGGCCACCTGACACAGCACCACCCTGGCATGGTGGTGcctccacaacaacaacagcagcagcagctaacgacccaacagcagcaacagaacTCTATGGAGCACTTTGGGTCGGACCAGAGTGCCATGTTGTCTCAGCTCAGTGGTATGGCAGGTCTCCATGGGCCGGGGGGCAATGGTCAGGACCCACTGCATTTAGTATGA